In a genomic window of Thermodesulfobacteriota bacterium:
- a CDS encoding multiheme c-type cytochrome — MLRKWASSGMVGSLLSLLLLLILLTVPSGADDDATDGNTLFISRGCLGCHGVSGRGGVGPSLAHTTLTLDTFLSQVRKPRDIMPPFPPQAVSDEDVREIYAYLKKVPPPPERLQKDIPQGVLDPESCAPCHKTLHPELVSQFESGAMGLEGAQNPLVDFPLKQLTCANCHGTDHDVIMASRGRVPETTCAACHAQIYKEHVLDAGHSYGPGPGGLGINWERNIGVPNYKQMPRKVMQMGCDPCHAQAGATNAEYWSEKQMKYIDTSSLDYRNGCIACHTRHSFNLEEARKPEACYTCHMGPDHPNYEAYMSSKHGSIYTARGDSWDWTVPLAEAGYDTPTCSYCHMLYVDGDGKRHTSHNMTRKIIWGMGTQASDGELVDITLEPENQTKRNEMIKVCMSCHSEDKARYYLESADAHKLAGDALVVEARGILQGLYDDGLIKPSHGQMAAGLLPGPRFTAIDIPGGFAQHWPAGLYFNVASIEREYFDMFFFSNLKSYKGAFHMSPDYAWWYGYADVLGHLARIRDEAWSLRDAKATRDKTLFMIFTGPLMVLAVLGAVYFGWRTWRRRRPAK; from the coding sequence ATGCTAAGGAAATGGGCCTCGTCGGGTATGGTCGGCTCGCTCCTCTCTCTTCTCCTGCTCTTAATTTTGCTCACTGTCCCCTCGGGAGCCGACGATGACGCGACGGACGGTAATACGCTTTTCATATCCAGGGGGTGCCTGGGCTGCCACGGCGTAAGCGGCCGCGGCGGCGTGGGGCCGTCGCTTGCGCACACGACGCTCACGCTCGATACATTCCTGAGCCAGGTTCGAAAGCCGAGGGACATAATGCCCCCCTTCCCCCCACAGGCGGTCAGCGACGAAGACGTGCGCGAGATTTACGCGTACCTTAAAAAAGTCCCCCCGCCGCCGGAGAGGCTGCAAAAGGACATCCCTCAGGGCGTGCTCGACCCCGAATCGTGCGCCCCTTGCCACAAGACGCTCCACCCCGAGCTCGTGAGCCAGTTCGAGTCGGGCGCTATGGGGCTCGAGGGCGCTCAGAATCCACTCGTCGATTTCCCCCTCAAGCAGCTGACGTGCGCCAACTGCCACGGGACCGACCACGACGTCATAATGGCGTCGAGAGGGAGGGTCCCCGAAACCACGTGCGCGGCGTGCCACGCACAGATCTACAAGGAGCACGTCCTCGACGCGGGGCATTCTTACGGCCCCGGCCCCGGCGGCCTCGGAATAAACTGGGAGCGCAACATAGGAGTGCCCAACTACAAGCAGATGCCGAGGAAGGTCATGCAGATGGGCTGCGACCCGTGCCACGCCCAGGCCGGAGCGACGAACGCCGAATACTGGAGCGAGAAGCAGATGAAATACATTGACACGAGCAGCCTCGATTACCGTAACGGATGCATCGCCTGCCATACTCGCCACTCCTTTAACCTCGAAGAGGCGCGGAAGCCCGAGGCGTGCTACACATGCCACATGGGCCCCGACCATCCGAACTACGAGGCGTACATGAGCTCGAAGCACGGCTCTATATACACCGCCCGCGGTGACTCGTGGGACTGGACGGTGCCTCTCGCCGAGGCCGGGTACGACACGCCCACGTGCTCCTACTGTCACATGCTCTACGTGGACGGGGACGGCAAGAGGCACACGAGCCACAACATGACTCGGAAGATTATCTGGGGCATGGGCACGCAGGCCTCCGACGGCGAGCTCGTCGACATAACGCTCGAGCCCGAAAATCAGACGAAACGGAACGAAATGATAAAGGTCTGTATGTCATGCCATTCCGAGGACAAGGCGCGGTACTATCTCGAATCGGCCGACGCGCACAAGCTCGCGGGTGACGCCCTCGTCGTCGAGGCGAGGGGCATACTGCAGGGTCTCTACGACGACGGGCTCATCAAGCCGAGCCACGGCCAGATGGCCGCTGGTCTCCTGCCCGGCCCGCGGTTCACGGCGATCGACATACCGGGCGGGTTCGCCCAGCACTGGCCCGCGGGCCTTTATTTCAACGTCGCCTCGATCGAGCGCGAATACTTCGACATGTTCTTCTTCTCGAACCTTAAATCCTACAAGGGGGCTTTCCACATGAGCCCCGATTATGCGTGGTGGTACGGCTACGCCGATGTGCTCGGCCACCTGGCGAGGATACGCGACGAGGCGTGGAGCCTCCGGGACGCGAAGGCGACCAGGGACAAGACGCTCTTCATGATCTTCACCGGGCCGCTCATGGTGCTCGCCGTCCTCGGAGCCGTCTATTTCGGCTGGCGCACGTGGAGGAGGCGCCGCCCGGCGAAATAG
- a CDS encoding HPP family protein yields the protein MEEKSGREIRELFGRLRLPGLIERFPARIVWALFVFVNGFVTCAILAWMAMAWKTTFIFPSLGPTAFMVFFTPASAAASPRNAILGHAIGILCGYGALWLTGLVDAAPATVTGVHDPRIVAAAVSLATTGAFMILFDVVHPPAAATTLIISLGIITAPVHLLIIELAVVVLAIQAIVVNRIAGVDYPVWARRVSP from the coding sequence ATGGAAGAGAAATCCGGCAGAGAGATAAGGGAACTTTTCGGACGATTGCGTCTCCCGGGATTGATCGAGCGTTTCCCGGCGCGAATTGTCTGGGCCCTTTTCGTATTCGTCAACGGATTCGTCACATGCGCGATTCTCGCCTGGATGGCGATGGCGTGGAAAACCACTTTCATATTTCCCTCTCTCGGTCCGACGGCATTTATGGTGTTCTTCACTCCGGCTTCCGCCGCGGCAAGTCCCCGTAACGCTATCCTTGGTCACGCCATAGGTATTTTGTGCGGCTACGGCGCTCTTTGGCTGACCGGCCTGGTGGATGCAGCGCCCGCAACCGTGACAGGCGTGCACGATCCCCGCATCGTCGCCGCGGCGGTCTCGCTCGCGACTACCGGGGCGTTCATGATTCTGTTCGATGTCGTGCATCCCCCGGCGGCGGCGACTACATTGATCATCTCCCTCGGCATAATCACGGCGCCCGTTCACCTGCTCATCATAGAGCTCGCAGTCGTCGTGCTGGCGATACAGGCCATAGTGGTGAACCGGATTGCCGGTGTGGACTACCCGGTCTGGGCCAGGCGCGTTTCGCCCTGA
- a CDS encoding DUF2945 domain-containing protein yields the protein MAAKFKVGDNVSWNSEAGRVSGTIIKVHTKDFDYKGYTHHATEDEPQYEIKSHKSDHVAAHKGSALTKIED from the coding sequence ATGGCTGCAAAGTTTAAAGTGGGCGATAACGTAAGCTGGAACTCGGAGGCGGGAAGGGTTTCGGGCACGATTATTAAAGTGCACACGAAGGATTTCGATTATAAGGGTTACACGCATCACGCTACGGAAGACGAGCCGCAGTATGAAATCAAAAGCCATAAGTCGGACCATGTAGCGGCGCACAAGGGCTCGGCGCTTACGAAGATCGAAGATTAA
- a CDS encoding DUF488 domain-containing protein: protein MRIRGKGSRDVKASDQNTIYTVGHSTHSMEELTAMLKSFGVTVLVDIRQFPGSRKYPHFNKENLTAELQKAGIGYVHMEDLGGRRKVRKDSKNSRWRNESFRGYADYMETKDFEKAARALEGIALEQPAAYMCSEAVWWRCHRSMVSDYLKARGWRVLHIMAVGKAEEHAYTSPARVEGRRVYYSDGGLFDR from the coding sequence ATGCGGATAAGGGGAAAAGGGAGCCGGGACGTGAAAGCCTCGGACCAGAATACCATATATACCGTCGGGCACTCCACGCACAGCATGGAAGAGCTCACGGCGATGCTGAAGTCCTTCGGCGTCACGGTCCTGGTGGACATAAGGCAGTTTCCCGGCTCGCGGAAATACCCACACTTTAACAAGGAGAACCTGACCGCCGAATTGCAAAAAGCCGGAATAGGCTACGTCCACATGGAGGATTTGGGAGGGCGGAGAAAGGTGCGGAAGGATTCGAAGAACAGCCGCTGGCGGAACGAATCATTCCGCGGGTACGCGGATTATATGGAGACGAAGGATTTCGAAAAGGCGGCGCGGGCGCTCGAAGGGATCGCGTTAGAACAGCCGGCGGCTTACATGTGCTCGGAAGCCGTATGGTGGCGCTGTCACCGCTCGATGGTGTCGGATTATTTGAAAGCGAGGGGCTGGCGGGTGCTGCATATAATGGCTGTAGGCAAGGCGGAAGAGCATGCTTATACCTCGCCGGCGCGCGTCGAGGGACGCCGCGTTTATTATTCGGACGGAGGCTTGTTCGACAGGTAA
- a CDS encoding PepSY-associated TM helix domain-containing protein yields the protein MRTSYTHANVLHRNSAKGWRWASDVFAVMLITINVTGLFILKGRYGITGRGKWLIGFGVLPPLIALIVYEII from the coding sequence ATGCGAACGTCCTACACCCATGCGAACGTCCTACACCGGAACAGCGCCAAGGGCTGGAGATGGGCCTCGGACGTGTTCGCCGTCATGCTCATCACGATCAACGTAACGGGGCTTTTCATACTGAAGGGGAGATACGGGATAACGGGGAGGGGCAAGTGGCTGATAGGATTCGGGGTGCTGCCGCCCCTGATAGCGCTCATCGTTTACGAGATCATTTAG
- a CDS encoding CbiX/SirB N-terminal domain-containing protein, producing MNDAGIITRFTRALSLTVIFCALFFSILSCNKEEQQPDHAPGGKKIGVLLVNHGSRSEAWRQALLDLEAGVREDVLGGGTAEGIKTAFMEYNEPSIATRLKEYDAEGFTDIVVIPIFLTVSPHSFDDIPTIIGQKEDPASMEMLKIEKIERYAPKARIYIAPLLDFTGILQKNVLRRVETLSTDAGNEGLVLIGYGDELYEREWGELFDEVAEYVKREKGITEHAYGWCGHIARYDPGKTTDAINRVLKKKRAAIVIPVLVAFDETFQVKIIGGGVSNVRDPEKRVVYKPDAILPDKNIERWVIDVSREYAGKIRVGAAEDI from the coding sequence ATGAACGACGCCGGCATCATTACACGTTTCACGCGTGCGCTGTCACTCACGGTGATCTTTTGCGCTCTCTTCTTTTCCATTCTCTCATGCAACAAGGAAGAGCAGCAGCCTGATCACGCACCCGGGGGAAAGAAAATCGGCGTCCTTCTCGTCAACCACGGCTCGCGGTCGGAAGCGTGGAGACAAGCCCTTCTGGACCTCGAAGCCGGCGTGAGGGAGGACGTTCTCGGCGGCGGTACGGCAGAGGGAATAAAAACCGCTTTTATGGAGTACAACGAGCCCTCCATAGCCACGCGTCTCAAGGAATACGATGCCGAGGGATTCACTGACATAGTGGTCATTCCGATATTCCTTACCGTAAGCCCCCACTCGTTCGACGACATACCCACCATTATCGGGCAGAAGGAAGACCCCGCGTCGATGGAGATGTTGAAAATAGAAAAAATAGAAAGATACGCTCCGAAGGCAAGAATCTACATCGCCCCGCTTCTCGACTTTACCGGCATCCTGCAAAAGAACGTGCTGAGACGAGTGGAGACCCTTTCCACCGATGCCGGGAACGAGGGGCTCGTCCTTATCGGATACGGCGACGAATTGTACGAAAGAGAATGGGGCGAGCTGTTCGATGAAGTCGCCGAATACGTGAAGAGAGAGAAAGGTATCACCGAGCACGCCTACGGCTGGTGCGGGCATATCGCGCGTTACGACCCGGGCAAAACGACGGACGCGATCAACAGGGTGCTCAAGAAGAAGCGGGCGGCGATCGTGATTCCCGTCCTCGTGGCTTTCGATGAAACGTTTCAGGTGAAAATTATCGGCGGCGGGGTTTCGAATGTCCGCGACCCGGAAAAGAGGGTCGTATATAAACCAGACGCGATACTGCCGGACAAAAACATAGAGCGGTGGGTGATAGACGTTTCCCGTGAATACGCGGGTAAGATCCGGGTCGGGGCCGCCGAAGATATCTGA
- a CDS encoding helix-turn-helix transcriptional regulator, which produces MRFGDYLKSKRKQRNITQEDLARALNVSSVFIHQLETGKVDAPSIERCSQIASILEVNIDELWTVAKKERLKRFMEKEDITDDSFEVLTDAEKALINLYRSLDHDMRRDFGGMIFMLLRHSQDEGVQEILEEFIKCA; this is translated from the coding sequence ATGAGATTTGGCGATTACCTGAAGAGCAAAAGGAAACAGCGTAATATTACACAGGAAGACCTTGCCCGGGCGCTTAACGTTTCAAGTGTTTTCATCCACCAGCTCGAAACGGGCAAGGTAGACGCCCCATCCATCGAGAGATGCAGCCAGATAGCATCGATACTGGAAGTAAACATCGACGAGCTATGGACGGTCGCAAAGAAAGAACGCCTCAAGAGATTCATGGAAAAAGAGGACATTACCGACGACAGCTTCGAGGTCCTCACCGATGCCGAGAAGGCCCTCATTAATCTTTACAGGAGCCTCGACCACGACATGCGGAGGGATTTCGGCGGTATGATTTTCATGCTCCTCAGACATTCACAGGACGAAGGAGTCCAGGAGATACTGGAAGAATTCATTAAATGCGCTTAA